In Tachysurus fulvidraco isolate hzauxx_2018 chromosome 1, HZAU_PFXX_2.0, whole genome shotgun sequence, a single window of DNA contains:
- the bbox1 gene encoding gamma-butyrobetaine dioxygenase, protein MFSSLARCASKAALHVLKGASRPSKIAKVPCFWHPTLAAVPLPTVGGSAVVRHAQVLDRKRLLQLEWDDGSYSFYPFTWLRDNCQCPLCMLQSAQARSLLLTDLDVHTGMDHVQITENNKVSIAWPDQHSSEFEPEWLKKRCFSSEARQARQEELFLNEREFWDSGLRIPMADFEEVLNDDKAALAWLTALRRVGIVYLKGAPAEQGQVARLGQRIGYLRLTFYGHTWQVQDKPMANNVAYTSGKLSLHTDYPALHHPPGVQFLHCLQQAEHGGESEVVDGFHMAELLRRENPEAFNTLTSLYIDYTDIGSDYCDFSVQSKNRIIDVDSDGRVVRINYNNATRDSVLDLPLDQVQPFYSSLKSFVELMNQPENVVTYRMEPGDLVTFDNWRLLHGRRFYTSGGRTLRHLEGAYLNWDEVMSRLRILRKAVNGDS, encoded by the exons ATGTTCTCTAGTCTGGCTCGATGTGCCTCCAAAGCGGCTCTGCATGTGCTGAAAGGAGCCAGTCGTCCCTCCAAGATAGCAAAAGTGCCTTGTTTTTGGCATCCGACACTGGCAGCAGTCCCACTACCCACTGTTGGAGGGAGTGCAGTGGTTAGACATGCTCAAGTACTAGACCGAAAGAGGCTTCTGCAGCTGGAGTGGGATGATGGTAGCTAtagtttttatccatttaccTGGCTCAGGGATAACTGCCAGTGCCCTTTGTGCATGCTGCAGTCAGCACAAGCACGGAGTCTCCTCCTCACTGACCTGGATGTGCATACTGGAATGGACCACGTGCAAATAACTGAGAATAACAAg GTCTCTATTGCATGGCCAGATCAACACAGCAGTGAGTTTGAACCTGAGTGGTTAAAGAAAAGATGCTTCTCATCCGAGGCAAGACAAGCACGGCAGGAGGAACTGTTTCTAAATG AGCGTGAATTCTGGGACTCTGGTCTGCGGATTCCCATGGCAGATTTTGAGGAGGTTCTCAATGATGATAAGGCTGCTCTGGCCTGGCTTACAGCCCTGAGGCGTGTCGGGATTGTGTATTTGAAGGGGGCACCAGCAGAGCAGGGCCAGGTGGCAAGACTCGGTCAGAGAATTGGATACCTCAGGCTTACATTCTATGG ACACACATGGCAAGTGCAAGACAAGCCCATGGCCAACAACGTAGCGTATACCTCAGGCAAGCTGAGCCTGCACACCGACTATCCTGCTTTGCATCATCCTCCTGGG GTGCAGTTCCTACACTGTCTACAGCAGGCCGAGCATGGTGGCGAGAGCGAGGTAGTGGACGGCTTCCACATGGCCGAGCTGCTCAGGAGAGAGAACCCAGAGGCTTTTAACACACTTACATCCCTCTACATCGACTACACAGACATCGGCTCAGACTACTGCGACTTCAGCGTGCAGTCCAAGAACCGCATTATAGA tGTGGACAGTGATGGCCGTGTTGTGAggataaattataataatgcaACCCGAGACTCAGTCCTGGATCTGCCACTCGATCAGGTGCAACCTTTCTACTCCTCCCTGAAGAGCTTTGTGGAGCTGATGAACCAGCCAGAGAACGTGGTCACTTACAGGATGGAGCCAG GTGACCTGGTGACCTTTGATAACTGGCGTCTGCTGCACGGTCGGAGGTTTTACACATCTGGCGGCAGGACACTAAGACATTTAGAGGGAGCTTACCTGAACTGGGATGAAGTCATGTCCCGTCTGCGCATCCTCCGAAAAGCCGTCAACGGAGACAGCTAG
- the fibinb gene encoding fin bud initiation factor has translation MMLSVKIVAAVCVVYLRLGAAYLGPLYPEMSNGTFHHYFVPDGYYEENDDPEQCQMLFRVKDETRCVLEEDNDAVIRDDFTILKRHVEDAARVLEGIGRSVALDLDGEESYGEFLRRESVQIGEAFSSSEKSLLELEVKFKQSQEQELRDEHRISDDFLAMVAHTRDTMRNTLDVALALKDKHELLSLIIRSHGTRLSRLKNEYLKV, from the coding sequence ATGATGCTGTCTGTTAAAATAGTCGCGGCGGTTTGTGTGGTTTATCTGCGCCTGGGCGCTGCGTATTTAGGCCCGCTGTACCCGGAGATGTCCAATGGCACCTTCCATCACTACTTCGTGCCGGACGGCTACTACGAGGAAAACGACGACCCCGAGCAATGCCAGATGCTCTTTAGGGTGAAAGATGAAACCCGCTGCGTTCTGGAGGAAGACAACGACGCGGTAATCCGCGACGACTTCACTATCCTTAAGCGTCACGTGGAGGACGCGGCGCGCGTGCTCGAGGGCATCGGACGGAGCGTTGCGCTCGACCTGGACGGTGAGGAAAGCTACGGCGAGTTTCTCCGGCGCGAGAGCGTGCAAATCGGCGAAGCCTTCTCCAGCTCCGAAAAGTCGCTTCTCGAGCTCGAGGTGAAGTTCAAACAGAGCCAGGAGCAGGAGCTACGCGACGAACACCGCATCAGCGACGACTTCCTCGCCATGGTTGCCCACACACGCGACACGATGCGCAACACGCTGGACGTCGCGCTCGCGCTCAAGGACAAACACGAGCTGCTGTCGCTTATAATCCGCAGCCACGGCACGCGCTTGAGCCGCCTTAAAAACGAATACCTAAAGGTCTGA